In a genomic window of Anoxybacter fermentans:
- a CDS encoding S8 family peptidase, with translation MEIKKLMVIMLIVLGLVIKAGPVVYGIEIFPFDSKRPMADQNDNKLYDDLELELKLEKDQYPVIVHLTEPANPRLLSYLKSKIGDFTPTYIYRYFNGFATQLTKEQILRLREYSVIEKIQWDAPVEIYMDTAAPGFGVLKARQYYLVDGDRDGDPGIYTSQDVVIAFIDTGIDVKHVDLPENKVIGWLDLIQNRSTPYDDHGHGTHVAGIAAGLGIGNQDYIGVAPGAALVVVKALDAEGKSRMSIVDAGIEWLLDQKDQLKIDILSISFGSKGTADGSDSTCQLINLLVEKGINVVVAAGNQGAGLQTIGSPGAAEKAITVSGMADQGEGGEFLAYFASRGPTLDGRAKPDLCGPGWRIMAPQARTTDQYIVFSGTSMAAPFTAGIIALLLDLQPSLTPDEIKNILLKTAEDWGPEGWDPDYGMGKIQVENALDQLKDKSNMVFDNPYHFRAEEDLPSEGFYDQWIVELGSTDHILAVTMVTYLDEDKDNLNLYLYDPNGNLVAKGERGGRHEWISIYPTMAGPYTLEVVSYKGSGKYYLDFYGDILLFYLGADNQY, from the coding sequence ATGGAAATAAAAAAATTAATGGTAATCATGTTAATAGTTTTGGGGTTAGTAATAAAGGCGGGCCCAGTGGTTTACGGGATTGAGATCTTTCCCTTTGATTCCAAACGGCCAATGGCAGACCAGAATGATAATAAACTTTACGATGATCTGGAGTTAGAACTTAAGCTTGAGAAAGATCAATATCCGGTGATTGTTCATTTAACAGAGCCTGCAAATCCCAGGTTATTATCTTATTTAAAATCTAAAATTGGTGATTTTACACCTACGTATATTTATCGCTATTTTAATGGATTTGCCACTCAGTTAACAAAAGAACAGATTTTAAGACTTAGAGAGTATTCTGTTATTGAAAAAATTCAATGGGATGCTCCGGTTGAAATTTATATGGATACTGCTGCTCCTGGCTTTGGAGTACTAAAGGCGCGTCAATATTATCTAGTGGATGGTGATAGAGATGGTGATCCGGGTATTTATACCAGTCAGGATGTAGTGATTGCTTTTATAGATACCGGAATTGATGTAAAACATGTGGATTTACCAGAAAATAAAGTGATAGGTTGGCTGGATCTAATTCAGAATCGTTCAACCCCCTATGATGATCATGGGCACGGAACCCATGTTGCAGGGATTGCAGCTGGTCTTGGAATAGGGAATCAGGATTACATTGGTGTTGCCCCAGGTGCGGCACTGGTGGTAGTAAAGGCTCTCGATGCTGAGGGGAAAAGTAGAATGAGTATTGTAGATGCTGGAATTGAATGGCTGCTTGATCAAAAAGATCAGCTTAAAATTGATATTTTGAGTATTTCTTTTGGTAGTAAAGGAACGGCGGATGGTAGTGATTCTACCTGTCAATTAATTAATCTTCTTGTAGAGAAAGGAATAAATGTTGTCGTTGCTGCTGGGAATCAGGGGGCTGGTCTTCAGACTATTGGTAGTCCGGGCGCTGCAGAAAAAGCTATAACTGTGAGCGGAATGGCAGATCAGGGTGAAGGTGGAGAATTTCTGGCTTATTTTGCAAGTCGAGGCCCTACTTTGGATGGAAGAGCCAAGCCTGATTTATGTGGGCCTGGATGGAGGATAATGGCTCCTCAGGCCAGAACAACTGACCAATATATTGTTTTTAGCGGTACCAGTATGGCTGCACCCTTTACTGCAGGTATTATTGCATTACTTTTGGATTTACAACCTTCGCTCACTCCTGATGAGATTAAAAATATTTTGTTAAAGACCGCCGAAGATTGGGGACCAGAAGGTTGGGATCCAGACTACGGTATGGGAAAAATACAGGTTGAAAATGCTTTGGACCAGCTTAAAGATAAAAGTAATATGGTTTTTGACAATCCCTATCATTTCCGGGCTGAGGAGGATCTTCCTTCAGAAGGGTTTTACGACCAATGGATTGTAGAGTTGGGGAGTACAGACCATATTCTGGCGGTAACCATGGTAACGTATTTAGACGAAGATAAAGATAATTTGAATTTGTATTTATATGACCCTAACGGAAATTTGGTAGCAAAAGGAGAGAGAGGAGGACGGCATGAATGGATTTCCATTTATCCGACTATGGCTGGTCCTTATACATTAGAAGTTGTTTCATATAAAGGAAGTGGTAAATATTATCTAGATTTCTATGGTGATATTTTATTATTTTATCTTGGTGCTGATAATCAATATTAG
- a CDS encoding S8 family serine peptidase: MRRVLVLTVILMMVFSSFVFAKPADKAKPILNYDADGDKIFENLYRVMEVGQPSDKYKVIVLFNEDVSIPGLKKQLGDFNVKFEYKYLKGFAGEMTKGHILALAKMPFVKQIQLDAEVKAYMDTAKYWFGVEKAVADFGLDGDRDGNPTSYSKNDVVVAVIDTGIDGNHVDLDGGKIIAWYDFVNGKTTPYDDHGHGTHVAATIAGTGEGNINYRGVAPGAALIGLKVLNSNGSGTTSDIDAAIQWCIDNKDIYGIDIISMSLGSAGSSDGTDSTSQLLQQAYNAGIVPVVAAGNEGPADYTIGSPAAAEYAITVGAQGDVGEQGFFQAYFSSRGPTADGRIKPDISAPGWYIMSAKANTTNGYTEMSGTSMATPFCSGTIALMLDANPSLTPGDIKNILMNTAVDWGPAGKDIDYGAGRLQAYEAIKAAGGYNGTGIAVPPHFYASETLAGTGNTDIWYLDVTDTSYPIAVTLVMPGWYQSGWWIFTETHPDFDLYVYDPNGNLVASSETSRRQEDVHFTPTMTGTYKIHVYSYADSGDYFFDVSAGANSVILYQDQ; this comes from the coding sequence ATGAGGAGAGTATTGGTACTGACTGTTATTTTGATGATGGTTTTCAGTTCTTTTGTTTTTGCTAAGCCTGCTGATAAAGCTAAGCCAATTTTAAACTATGATGCAGATGGTGACAAGATTTTTGAAAATCTGTATCGGGTAATGGAAGTTGGCCAGCCTTCTGATAAGTATAAAGTTATTGTTCTTTTTAATGAAGATGTATCTATTCCAGGTTTAAAGAAACAATTGGGTGATTTTAATGTTAAATTTGAATATAAGTATCTGAAGGGTTTTGCAGGTGAGATGACTAAAGGTCACATACTTGCTCTGGCAAAAATGCCTTTTGTAAAACAAATCCAGTTGGATGCTGAAGTAAAAGCATATATGGATACTGCAAAGTATTGGTTTGGGGTAGAAAAAGCTGTTGCTGATTTTGGTCTTGATGGTGACCGGGATGGAAACCCAACCAGTTATAGTAAAAATGACGTTGTTGTAGCAGTTATCGATACAGGTATTGACGGTAATCATGTTGACTTAGATGGAGGTAAAATTATAGCATGGTATGACTTTGTTAATGGTAAGACAACTCCTTATGATGATCATGGTCATGGTACTCATGTTGCTGCTACCATTGCTGGTACCGGAGAAGGTAATATAAACTACAGAGGGGTTGCTCCTGGTGCTGCTTTAATTGGTTTGAAGGTTTTGAACAGTAATGGTTCAGGTACTACCAGTGACATAGATGCAGCAATCCAATGGTGTATAGATAATAAAGATATCTATGGTATCGATATTATAAGTATGTCTTTAGGTTCTGCTGGTAGTTCAGATGGTACTGATTCTACTTCTCAGTTACTTCAACAGGCTTATAATGCAGGTATTGTTCCTGTTGTAGCTGCCGGTAATGAAGGCCCAGCAGATTATACCATTGGTTCTCCTGCAGCAGCAGAATATGCTATTACTGTTGGTGCTCAAGGCGATGTTGGCGAACAGGGCTTCTTCCAGGCTTACTTCTCCAGCCGTGGTCCAACAGCTGATGGACGGATTAAGCCTGATATTTCTGCCCCAGGTTGGTATATTATGTCTGCTAAAGCTAACACCACCAATGGTTATACAGAAATGAGCGGTACTTCTATGGCGACTCCATTCTGTTCTGGTACTATTGCTCTGATGTTGGATGCTAATCCATCTTTGACACCTGGTGATATTAAGAATATACTTATGAATACTGCTGTAGATTGGGGTCCAGCCGGTAAGGATATTGATTATGGTGCAGGTCGTCTCCAGGCTTATGAGGCTATTAAAGCTGCTGGTGGATACAACGGTACTGGCATAGCTGTTCCTCCACATTTCTATGCTTCTGAAACCTTAGCAGGTACTGGTAATACTGATATTTGGTATCTGGATGTAACCGATACTAGTTATCCAATTGCAGTTACTCTGGTTATGCCTGGCTGGTACCAAAGTGGTTGGTGGATCTTTACAGAAACCCATCCAGATTTCGATTTGTATGTTTATGATCCAAATGGTAACCTGGTTGCTTCTTCAGAAACTAGCAGACGCCAGGAAGATGTACACTTTACTCCAACTATGACCGGTACTTATAAAATTCACGTCTATTCATATGCTGATAGTGGTGACTACTTCTTTGATGTGAGTGCCGGTGCAAATAGTGTGATATTGTATCAAGATCAATAA